One window of Dioscorea cayenensis subsp. rotundata cultivar TDr96_F1 unplaced genomic scaffold, TDr96_F1_v2_PseudoChromosome.rev07_lg8_w22 25.fasta BLBR01000218.1, whole genome shotgun sequence genomic DNA carries:
- the LOC120253821 gene encoding putative clathrin assembly protein At5g35200: protein MMAGGGTQQSLRKYLGAIKDSTTVGLAKVNSDYKELDISIVRATNHVERPAKEKHIRSIFYAISATRPRADVAYCIHALSRRLAKTHNWAVALKTLTVIHRALREVDPTFREELINYGRNRGHILNMAHFKDDSSANAWDYSSWVRTYALFLEERLECYRVLKYDVETDPPRTRDLSTSELLEQLPALQQLLYRLLGCQPQGAAAYNIVIQLALSMVAVESVKIYNAISDGTVNLVDKFFEMQRHDAVKALDIYRRAGHQAGRLSEFYEVCKTIDIGRGEKFIKIEQPPASFLTAMEDYVKDAPRASVRKDKVADEKNEAPKVVLAIEYKPTAEVEEAAPQSPPPPPPPPEPIKEEAPVAEQTDLLGLSDNANPDATELDNKNALALAIVPVDNPSTATPSSGFSVENGTTGWELALVTAPTSNETAVASSKLAGGLDKLTLDSLYEDADRRANQTVSYNPWEPAPMTTPVMQQPMAHDPFYASNSVAAPHSVQMAAMAQQQQAFVLQQQMMMMGQQSYQASLNPFGSPYSGASAHPYAPGIPLQASNGYTGLL, encoded by the exons ATGATGGCCGGAGGTGGAACGCAGCAGAGTTTGAGAAAGTATCTCGGAGCCATCAAGGATTCCACCACCGTTGGGTTGGCCAAAGTGAATAGTGACTACAAG GAGCTGGATATTTCGATTGTTCGGGCTACGAATCATGTTGAACGACCAGCGAAGGAGAAGCACATAAGAT CTATCTTTTACGCTATTTCAGCCACAAGACCTCGTGCCGATGTGGCCTACTGCATTCATGCTCTTTCCAGGCGTCTTGCAAAGACACACAATTGGGCG GTTGCATTGAAGACGCTAACAGTTATTCATCGTGCTTTAAGAGAGGTTGATCCCACTTTCCGTGAAGAACTGATTAACTATGGAAGAAATAGAGGTCATATACTAAACATGGCCCACTTCAAGGATGACTCCAGTGCAAATG cATGGGATTATTCTTCTTGGGTCCGTACATATGCATTATTTTTAGAGGAGAGGCTTGaatgttatcgtgtgcttaagTATGATGTAGAGACAGATCCTCCA AGAACCCGAGATCTCAGTACTTCTGAGTTGCTTGAGCAATTGCCAGCTTTACAACAACTTCTTTATCGTTTACTTGGTTGCCAA CCACAAGGGGCCGCTGCTTATAATATTGTCATCCAATTGGCACTTTCTATG GTTGCTGTGGAGAGCGTTAAGATCTATAATGCCATTAGTGATGGTACAGTTAACTTGGTTGACAAG TTCTTTGAAATGCAGCGCCATGATGCTGTTAAAGCACTTGATATATATAGAAGAGCTGGCCACCAG GCAGGGAGGTTATCAGAATTTTATGAAGTATGTAAAACCATTGATATCGGGCGAGGAGAAAAGTTTATAAAGATTGAACAG CCCCCTGCATCATTTCTGACAGCAATGGAGGATTATGTGAAAGATGCTCCAAGAGCTTCAGTTCGCAAAGATAAG GTTGCTGATGAGAAAAATGAAGCTCCAAAAGTAGTGTTAGCCATAGAATATAAGCCAACTGCTGAAGTAGAGGAGGCTGCTCCTCAgtcacctccacctccacctccaccgcCTGAACCAATCAAAGAGGAAGCCCCAGTGGCCGAGCAAACAGATTTGCTT GGGTTGAGTGATAATGCAAACCCAGATGCAACTGAACTAGATAACAAAAATGCACTGGCACTCGCCATTGTTCCCGTTG ATAACCCATCAACTGCTACTCCATCTAGTGGTTTTAGTGTAGAGAATGGAACCACTGGGTGGGAACTGGCACTGGTTACAGCTCCAACCTCCAATGAAACTGCTGTAGCTTCAAGCAAACTG GCTGGCGGGCTGGATAAACTCACACTAGACAGCTTATATGAAGATGCAGACCGACGGGCAAACCAGACGGTGAGCTACAATCCTTGGGAGCCAGCACCAATGACTACTCCTGTGATGCAACAACCAATGGCTCACGACCCATTCTACGCCTCGAATTCAGTTGCTGCACCGCATTCTGTGCAGATGGCTGCAATGGCACAACAACAGCAAGCTTTTGTGTTGCAGCAgcaaatgatgatgatgggtCAACAATCATATCAAGCTTCTTTGAATCCATTTGGTAGTCCATATTCAGGTGCTAGTGCTCATCCATATGCTCCAGGGATACCTCTTCAGGCATCCAATGGATACACAGGTCTTCTTTAG